In a genomic window of Lycium ferocissimum isolate CSIRO_LF1 chromosome 9, AGI_CSIRO_Lferr_CH_V1, whole genome shotgun sequence:
- the LOC132029639 gene encoding uncharacterized protein ycf36 isoform X2 → MAIALVIHSAKPFSPNQPFCFTTPHHLKFHHFHNQKFIPRIPFSSFRNNNNNNPLPETECPVPLEQQPVNEFKSLCDSFPFSWASGDLVEYCSRLFATGLVFALFVGLPVNLFGSVGPVPEPLKPFLGAVSGGLIVVTLAVVRMYLGWAYVGNRLLSATVEYEETGWYDGQVKPVLSRLKNTLVVLATSLLVCVVVFINIENGQKDAYIPPEEAGGRSVPGVYNDESARSFEPDAFCGGEPAGP, encoded by the exons ATGGCCATAGCACTGGTTATTCACTCTGCAAAACCATTCTCACCAAACCAACCTTTCTGTTTTACTACTCCCCATCATCTTAAATTCCAccattttcataaccaaaaatTTATTCCAAGAATACCCTTTTCATCTttcagaaacaacaacaacaacaacccttTACCAGAAACTGAGTGTCCAGTGCCATTAGAACAGCAACCTGTTAATGAATTCAAGTCCCTTTGTGATTCTTTCCCATTTTCATGGGCTTCAGGTGACTTAGTTGAGTACTGTTCCCGTTTATTTGCTACTGGACTTGTTTTTGCACTTTTTGTGGGCCTGCCTGTTAACTTATTCGGGTCGGTTGGACCCGTACCCGAACCACTTAAACCATTCTTGGGTGCTGTTTCTGGTGGACTTATTGTTGTCACTTTGGCTGTTGTAAGGATGTATCTTGGTTGGGCTTATGTTGGTAACAGATTGCTCAGTGCTACTGTTGAAT ATGAAGAGACAGGATGGTATGATGGCCAG GTCAAGCCTGTCCTGAGTAGATTAAAGAACACCTTGGTAGTTCTTGCAACATCATTGCTTGTGTGTGTCGTCGTTTTTATCAATATTGAGAATGGCCAAAAGGATGCTTATATACCACCTGAAGAAGCTGGTGGTAGATCAGTACCAGGAGTCTACAATGACGAGTCTGCAAGATCATTTGAACCAGATGCATTTTGTGGTGGTGAACCTGCTGGTCCTTAA
- the LOC132029639 gene encoding uncharacterized protein ycf36 isoform X1: MAIALVIHSAKPFSPNQPFCFTTPHHLKFHHFHNQKFIPRIPFSSFRNNNNNNPLPETECPVPLEQQPVNEFKSLCDSFPFSWASGDLVEYCSRLFATGLVFALFVGLPVNLFGSVGPVPEPLKPFLGAVSGGLIVVTLAVVRMYLGWAYVGNRLLSATVEYEETGWYDGQIWVKTPEVLARDRLLGSFSVKPVLSRLKNTLVVLATSLLVCVVVFINIENGQKDAYIPPEEAGGRSVPGVYNDESARSFEPDAFCGGEPAGP, encoded by the exons ATGGCCATAGCACTGGTTATTCACTCTGCAAAACCATTCTCACCAAACCAACCTTTCTGTTTTACTACTCCCCATCATCTTAAATTCCAccattttcataaccaaaaatTTATTCCAAGAATACCCTTTTCATCTttcagaaacaacaacaacaacaacccttTACCAGAAACTGAGTGTCCAGTGCCATTAGAACAGCAACCTGTTAATGAATTCAAGTCCCTTTGTGATTCTTTCCCATTTTCATGGGCTTCAGGTGACTTAGTTGAGTACTGTTCCCGTTTATTTGCTACTGGACTTGTTTTTGCACTTTTTGTGGGCCTGCCTGTTAACTTATTCGGGTCGGTTGGACCCGTACCCGAACCACTTAAACCATTCTTGGGTGCTGTTTCTGGTGGACTTATTGTTGTCACTTTGGCTGTTGTAAGGATGTATCTTGGTTGGGCTTATGTTGGTAACAGATTGCTCAGTGCTACTGTTGAAT ATGAAGAGACAGGATGGTATGATGGCCAG ATATGGGTGAAGACTCCTGAAGTTTTGGCACGGGACCGCCTTTTGGGTTCTTTCTCA GTCAAGCCTGTCCTGAGTAGATTAAAGAACACCTTGGTAGTTCTTGCAACATCATTGCTTGTGTGTGTCGTCGTTTTTATCAATATTGAGAATGGCCAAAAGGATGCTTATATACCACCTGAAGAAGCTGGTGGTAGATCAGTACCAGGAGTCTACAATGACGAGTCTGCAAGATCATTTGAACCAGATGCATTTTGTGGTGGTGAACCTGCTGGTCCTTAA